Genomic segment of Poecile atricapillus isolate bPoeAtr1 chromosome 8, bPoeAtr1.hap1, whole genome shotgun sequence:
GACCCCcgccccagccccctccccgaGCGGAGCCGCGCCCCGTCCCGGCTCACCTTCCCCGGCGGGCGCCCGGCTCCTACATCTCCTCCCGCTTCTGGAAGCTGATGCTGGCGTACGCGCTCAGATCCTCGCCACAGTGGCCACTCCCGCGCTGCTGGCCCGGGGGCTTCGGCGGCAGCGGCTGCTTCGCCTCGGCGGGGGCGTGCGGGTGGTGGTGGCGGCGGTGGCCGCAGTCCCTCACCAAGTCCAGGTCGATGTAGTTGAGCCCGTTCTCCAGGGCGGGCGCGGCCCCCGGGTCCCGGCGGGCGGCCGCCTCCCCCGCTCCGGGCCGCAGCCACACGTTCTCGAAGGAGGCCGAGCTGTGCCGCTTCACCTCCTCGGCGCCCCCCGCGCTGCCGCTCGGGAAGGGCGCCCCGAGCCCGCCCGCCGTTCCGCGGGCCGCGCTCGGCGTGGAGGAGAAGGTCTCAGAGCTGTGTCGCCGCCGGCCGCCCTGCGGGTCGGCGCGGATCACCTTGGCGCTCTGGTtgcggccggggctgaggctGACGCGGGTGAAGGCGCTGCCCGCGCCCAGGCCCCcgagcagggaggaggagcgCGGCGGCGCCGCCGACAGCTCGGCCGGCGGCCGCGGCAGCTCCGGAGACGCAGCGGTGGCGGCAGCCGGCGGGGGCTTTTCGGGGCCGGCGCGGCCCCCCCGCACCTCGGCGTAGCTGAGCAGGCGGGCGGGCGAGCCGGGGGACGGGCTATCCGCGTAGTCCGAGCAGGAGACCCCAGCGGCCGCGGCGCCCCCCCGCTGCATCGCCACGTAGTCCCGGCCGAACCGGGCCGCCCGCGCGGTGGCGAAGCCGGGCGGGCAGGGGGCccgcggcgggcccggctccATGTTCATGTACTCCTCGGCGGCCTCGCTGCCCGGCGGCGGCAGGGCCATGCTCAGAGCAGCCGAGGGGAAGGGCGGCTTCTCGCCGGCGATGAACTCGATGTTCACATATTCGCCGGGGCTCTTGGGCTCGGAGGGCAGCAGCaccgggggctgctcccgggCCCGCGGCAGGGTGCTGGCCTTGGGGCCACCCAGCGACAGCCGCGTGGGGCGCGCCAGGCGGCCCTTGGTCTGCACGGCCGTGTCCACCTTGCGCGGGGGCTGCGCTTGAGGCGGGGGGCCGCCctcggggccgccgccgccgcccagGCTGTCGCTGCTGGTGGAGGAGGACGAGTCCTCGGCCGCGTAAAGGAGGCGGCTGGAACCGAGCGCGATGCGGGGCTGAGGACTGCCCTCCTCGGCTGCCCCCGCCGGCCTGCTGCCGCCCCGCCGGTGCACGTGCTTGAAGGAGCGTGGCAGCGAGAAGTAGGAGTAGATGGGTTTGTGGTGCGCTACGGTGGCCGCCTCCTCGACCCCCGGCTGCCCCGCAGCCCCGAAGTAGCAGTCGGGCGGAGTGCTGGTGGTGGAGCCGCTGGCTGGGGACATGTTGATATAGTCGCTGCCGCCGCAAGGGAGCTTCCCTTCGTTGCTCTCCACTGAGAGTTTTGGGTGGTGGCCGGCACCATTTGTCCAGATCTTGCCATAGCCCGCAGAGCTGCTGTCGGGGGAGTAGCTGCCACTGGGGGACATCATCATGTAGCCATTGGAGTCCACTGTGGCTGGAGGGTGGCGGCCACCCCTGCCAGGGTTGATGATCTGCTGTGGGGCTGACACACTCTTAGGACTCATGGGCATATAGTCACCACCCTTGGGGGGCCCCCCACCACTGGGCACAGGGGCTACACCAGGCGACATGGGCATGTAGCCATCATCCGTGTGCGGGGTGGAGTTGGTCCGATGACGGCCGTTGTCCATGTGGTGGATCTCCAGGCACTCCTCTGGGTAAGAGTGAGTGGGCACAAAGGCTGAGTGGCGGTAGGAGGgcagcctgctgctgccacaggggTAAGAAGGCAACATCTCCGTGTACTCCTCAATGGAGGCCACTGAAGACTGGGAGGGAGTCTTCTGGTGGGAGATAGTGGGCGAAGTGCCTGCAGAGTGAGTCCGCTTTCTGAATGCCTTCTCCAAGTCGGCAACCTCCTCACTACCACCTCGAGGACAGCAGGGTGTACTAGGATAgcggggctgctgctgagggtgGCAGGTGCGTGGGATGAAATGGCCATTGGGcgctgccaggctgcagcaagAAGACGTGGCCTTCCCTCCCATGCAGATGTAGTTGAGGTCTTCATCACCCCGGGCGGGAGGGGTGTGTCCCAATGAATCAGGGGTTACACTGCGAAAAGAGCTGCGAAAGTCACACGGGCTTGAACCATACTcatcagaagaaataaatccaCCATCACTAGGGGAGCCAGAAACTGAAGCACTAGACCTTCGTGGAAACAGGCAGTCTGAGGTGGAGCCGTGGCCGCTAGTGCTGCTGGATGACAGGCTGACCGGACTGGTGGCTGAAGGAGAGCAGCGCGAGGAAGGCATTGGGATGGACCGGCTGTGGTTGAGTGGAGGATGGAGCCTGGAGTTGCCACGGTGTCTGTGTGAATGAGTCCGGTTAGCACTGGGACTAACAGGGCTACCATCCACAGAGGCAGGTCTTGACATTGTGCCTTCCCCATCACTCGATGCTCGAACCCGGAAAGAGCTGGGTTTGCCACCTGTGCCTCCACCACCGGCAGGAGAAGTGGCTGTGACACTCTCAGTCCTGGACCGCCGACTGAGCCCCACTTGGCTCGGTGGAGGGTTGTTGACATGGTGCCTGCGAAGGGGCACAGAGATTGGGTTGGAACAGTTTGAGGAAGACTGGCTCTTGCTGCGGGGCCGGAATTCCTCACTCATAGCTCGCATGGCCTCCAGGATAGTTTCATGCATGTTCTGTGCCACCACTGAGTCATCCACTTGCATCCAGAACTCACCAGGTCCAGTGACAGCTGAGCGTCCCACCTCAATGAAGAAGAAGTTCTCAGAGTGACCACAGCGGCGGATAttgagcagctgcagcaccacagcagcCGCATCTGAATTCAGCTTTACAAAGCTGATGGTCTTGTTAGTCAGGCACAGGCGGTAGATGCCGATCAGGTTCTTTGTCTGCCCTAGGCCCTTCGGCTTCAGAATTACTTGCCAAACTTCCTTAAAAGCTGGACCAGGGGCTACCTCACCATAGCTGTCCTCACCTGCTTCCCCCAGTCCCGTGCTGCTGCCTCCAAAAGTGACATcgctgtggtggtggtggtgatggtgatggaGGTGGTGGTGGCCCTTGGCCCTGTTGTGCAACTGCAGCAGTGCTTGGTACCAACTCTCCTGCTCAGGTTCGCTGTCAGCTGCAATGGCAAAGTGCTCGTCCTTGGTGTAGAGGGCCACCAGGTGCTTGTTCTTGGAGTCAGCCCGTTTGTTGATGTTGAAGCAGCTTTCTAGTGGGATGGAGCGCTTGGGCGCCCCTGACTTGTGTCTCCATTTCTTCTCATTCTCGTAATACTCCAGCCGGGCGGGTCCAGACTCACTGGCTGCCCTCAGCACAAAAAATCGTTTATGCATGCTCTTGGGTTTGCGCAAGTAACCCACCTTTCTGACATCTGAGAAGAAGCCCTCGTTATTATCCGTGGGGCTGGCCATGATGAGAGGTGGTGGAGCTCTTACTGCAGCTCACAGTCTGcgagaccccaaaacagccaaGCCAGCCAGGAAAGGCAACTgcctaaaataaaattcatgcaatgacaattaaaaaacagagaaaaaaaaaaaaaaagaaaaaaaaagaaaaagagcaaaacagctCAGGATCCTCTTTTGAGAACGGGACGGGGGAGGGACAGAAGGAGGGTGAGAGCAGCTGTTCAGTGGCAGAGGCAGCTTCCAGCACCAAATCAGAGTTTGTGTTGCTGTTTATGCCCAAATCGCACTTAGACGGGTAAGCTCGTCCTTAAAAAGTCCAGTCCCGATCAATCCAGACGAAAGTCTCGTCCCAAAACGAGCCGCCGGGAAAGAAAAACGCATCTTCCCTTGCAGGGGTCGGGCTCCGGCAAGGctgggagcggggcgggggtcCCTTTCCTCCGCTCCCTGCACCCCTTCCCCGGCTCAAGTTTGCCTCCGCGAGCAGCGATCTCTGTTGCAGATTAAATATCCTCTCGGGGGCGGAGATTGTTTTGCAAAGTCCGGGTTTTGCACCCAAAAATACACGCTGCTTTCCCCTCTCTCgccctcccccccaaaaaagagaaaattaaaaaaaaaaaatgccgCCCACAATACAACCCCCCTTCCCCAAATATCAGCGCCGAGGCTGCTGCTCCCGCTCGTGCGTGCGGAGGAGGCTGGCGACCCCATTCAGTCCCATCTCGTTAGGCAGAGAAAGTGCCATTTCCACACGCGGCGCAGCCCGGCAGCGGCAGGAGGGGAGGCAAGCCCGAGTGCCGAAGGAAcatcctctcttcctcctcctcttcattcCAGGCGGCAGCGCCTCAGCGGCCGGCGGCGCGGCCCCCTCCCGTGCCCCAGCCCGCCGGGGGAGCGGGCAGCGCCGCGGCGGCTCCTTCTCCGCCGGCTTCTCCTCGGAGTTTCCCGGCGCCCCGCACCAAAACAGGCGGCGGGGGCCGCGCTCGCCAGTCCAGCCCcctccgcccgccgccgcgGCTCAGGCTCACTCCAAGGAGAACAACACGTGACGGCGCCAGTGCGTGGACCAtccccggagccgccgccgggcTCCCGGCCAGCGCCGCCGCTCCGCCCTCCGCCCTGCCCTCATTCAGCgcggccgcggggccgccgccgccgcgcccccATTGGTGCCGCCGCCCGTCCGtcacggcggcggcggcgcccggcCGGGCTGGGGCGCGGCGCGTAGTAAAGAGGCGTAGACGCCATTCAGCTCCGTGTTATTTATACCCGCCGCCGGCGGCCTCTGCAGTGTGGCGGCTCCTGGGCCCGGCCGGGCGGGGAGCTGCTCCCGCCTACCCGCAGCCCTTGCCGCGGGCCTCGTGGGgaggggagcggagcggggggCGCTGTGGCTGCGGCCGTggggccgcgcccgccccgcccggggcTCGTTGCGCTCCTCGGACTCGGCCCCGACGCTGCCAGCGCGGCCGGTCCCCAGCTGGGGCCTGGCGGGAGGGGGGGGCTCGGCACGGCGCTGCCTCCATGGCGGGCGAGGCCGGGCCCCAGCAGCGCTCCCGGCACCGGCTGTGCAGCGGGTCCCTCGTCTCCCTGCGAGGCTCCGTGCTGAATTAAACTGAGGTGCAGCGGGAGCGGCCGAGCCGGGGCTGGACGTGCCGCGCCCGCAACTCTGCCCTGGCCCCGGGAACAAGTGCGGGAGCGCTGCGGCCGCATCCGCTGCTCAATGCTGCCCTCTGCGGGACAGCGCCCGCCCGGCACGGCCGCTTGCGGGC
This window contains:
- the IRS1 gene encoding insulin receptor substrate 1 → MASPTDNNEGFFSDVRKVGYLRKPKSMHKRFFVLRAASESGPARLEYYENEKKWRHKSGAPKRSIPLESCFNINKRADSKNKHLVALYTKDEHFAIAADSEPEQESWYQALLQLHNRAKGHHHLHHHHHHHHSDVTFGGSSTGLGEAGEDSYGEVAPGPAFKEVWQVILKPKGLGQTKNLIGIYRLCLTNKTISFVKLNSDAAAVVLQLLNIRRCGHSENFFFIEVGRSAVTGPGEFWMQVDDSVVAQNMHETILEAMRAMSEEFRPRSKSQSSSNCSNPISVPLRRHHVNNPPPSQVGLSRRSRTESVTATSPAGGGGTGGKPSSFRVRASSDGEGTMSRPASVDGSPVSPSANRTHSHRHRGNSRLHPPLNHSRSIPMPSSRCSPSATSPVSLSSSSTSGHGSTSDCLFPRRSSASVSGSPSDGGFISSDEYGSSPCDFRSSFRSVTPDSLGHTPPARGDEDLNYICMGGKATSSCCSLAAPNGHFIPRTCHPQQQPRYPSTPCCPRGGSEEVADLEKAFRKRTHSAGTSPTISHQKTPSQSSVASIEEYTEMLPSYPCGSSRLPSYRHSAFVPTHSYPEECLEIHHMDNGRHRTNSTPHTDDGYMPMSPGVAPVPSGGGPPKGGDYMPMSPKSVSAPQQIINPGRGGRHPPATVDSNGYMMMSPSGSYSPDSSSAGYGKIWTNGAGHHPKLSVESNEGKLPCGGSDYINMSPASGSTTSTPPDCYFGAAGQPGVEEAATVAHHKPIYSYFSLPRSFKHVHRRGGSRPAGAAEEGSPQPRIALGSSRLLYAAEDSSSSTSSDSLGGGGGPEGGPPPQAQPPRKVDTAVQTKGRLARPTRLSLGGPKASTLPRAREQPPVLLPSEPKSPGEYVNIEFIAGEKPPFPSAALSMALPPPGSEAAEEYMNMEPGPPRAPCPPGFATARAARFGRDYVAMQRGGAAAAGVSCSDYADSPSPGSPARLLSYAEVRGGRAGPEKPPPAAATAASPELPRPPAELSAAPPRSSSLLGGLGAGSAFTRVSLSPGRNQSAKVIRADPQGGRRRHSSETFSSTPSAARGTAGGLGAPFPSGSAGGAEEVKRHSSASFENVWLRPGAGEAAARRDPGAAPALENGLNYIDLDLVRDCGHRRHHHPHAPAEAKQPLPPKPPGQQRGSGHCGEDLSAYASISFQKREEM